One region of Streptomyces leeuwenhoekii genomic DNA includes:
- a CDS encoding NTP pyrophosphohydrolase, which translates to MDDLDDNACLLVIVDAANVVGSVPDGWWRDRPAAARRLRDRLAADGVPGRAGPVEIVLVVEGAARGVESAPGVRVEPAPGSGDDHMVELVARAGDRPVLVVTADRELRRRVTELGAEVAGPRTVRPV; encoded by the coding sequence ATGGACGACCTGGACGACAACGCCTGCCTGCTCGTGATCGTCGACGCGGCCAACGTCGTCGGCTCGGTGCCGGACGGATGGTGGCGGGACCGGCCCGCGGCGGCCCGGCGGCTGCGGGACCGGCTGGCCGCCGACGGCGTGCCGGGGCGGGCGGGGCCGGTGGAGATCGTCCTCGTCGTCGAGGGTGCCGCGCGGGGAGTGGAGTCCGCGCCCGGCGTCCGGGTGGAGCCGGCGCCCGGCAGCGGTGACGACCACATGGTCGAGCTGGTCGCGCGGGCCGGCGACCGGCCCGTCCTGGTCGTCACGGCCGACCGCGAGCTGCGCCGCCGGGTGACGGAACTGGGCGCGGAGGTGGCCGGCCCCCGCACGGTCCGGCCGGTGTGA